TCGCAAGGCCCGGCGGTGCGGCACGTCGCCGGCCCGCCCGGGACCGGCGCGGATCGGCACGAACCGTCCTATACCGTGGCGTGGTGAGCACCCAGGCCGTCGCGTCGCCCGCCGTCACCGAGGAAGCCCGGCTGCAGGCGCTGGCCGCCCTGCGGGTGCTCGACACCCCTCCCGAGGAGCGCTTCGACCGCCTGGTGCGGCTGGCGCAGCGGATGTTCGACGTGCCCACCGTGCTGGTCACCCTGGTCGACGAGGACCGGCAGTTCCACAAGGCCGAGATCGGCTTCGGACGCGCGGAGATCCCCCGCTCGCAGTCGTTCTGCACCTTCACCATCGACGCCGCCGAGCCGATGGTGGTCAACGACGCGGAGAACGACCCCCGGTTCCGCGAGAACCCGCTGGTGACCGGCGCCGACCACGTCCGGTTCTACGCCGGGCAGCCGCTCACGACCCCTGCCGGGGTCCCGGTCGGCGCGCTCTGCCTGCTGGACAGCAAGCCGCGCGAGATCACCGAGGACCAGCTGTGGATGCTGCGCGAGCTGGCCGACCTGGTCGAGGTCGAGCTCGCGCACACCGACGAGCTGCGCCGCGCCGGCGAGGTGCAGCAGGGGCTGCTCCCCGCCGAGGTCCCGGCGCTGCCCGGCTACACCGTCGCCGGGGTCTGCGTGCCGGCCGCCGCCGTGGGCGGCGACTTCTACGACTGGCACCCCGCGCTCGGTGGCTACCAGTTCGTGGTCGCCGACGTGATGGGCAAGGGGGTGGCCGCGGCGTTGATCGGCGCCGGCGCCCGCGCGGTGCTGCGGGGCACCTCGCAGTTCAACGACCTGTGCACCTCCGTGGACCGGACCGCGGTCGCGCTCGGCCCCGACCTGGACCGGACGTCTTCCTTCGTCACCCTGTTCGCCGCCCGGCTCGACCAGGCGACGCACGAGCTCACCTACGTCGACGCCGGGCACGGCATCGCCGGCGTGGTCCGCGCGGACGGCTCGGCGGAGCGCTTCGAGTCCGAGGGCCTGCCGCTGGGCGTGCCGACCGACTCGCGCCGTCCCGCGGGAACGGTGATGCTGCACCCCGGCGACACCTTCATCTGCCTCAGCGACGGCCTGCTCGATCTCTTCGACTCGATCGAGGAGGCCATCGAGGCCGCGCGGATCACCGTCGTCGACTACCGCACCCCGCGGGCCATCGTGGACACGGTGGAGGGCTACGGCCGCGAGCACCTCGCCAGCGACGACATCACCTGCGTCGTCGTGCAGCGGGACCCGACATGACCTCGGACCACCCCCGCGGACGTCGCGACATGGTAGACAGCAGCACCCGCGCGGCGCCGTACGCCGTGGTGGCCACCCCCGACCGACCGCACGAGGAGCTGGTGCGCTGATGGAGATCGACACGAAGCCGCTGGGAGACCGGTCGGTCGTGCTGCGCCTGGACGGCCGGCTCAACATGGTGGCCGCGCCCCGGCTGAAGACCGCCGTGGAGAGCGCCGTCGACGGGGGCGCGCCCCGGGTCGTCGTCGACCTGAGCGACGTGGCCTTCATGGACTCCTCCGGCCTCGGCGCCCTGATCGCCGCGCTGAAGAGGACCCGGCAGGCCCAGGGCGACCTGCGGATCGCCGGGGTCAACGCCCAGGTGGCCACGGTGCTGAAGCTCACCAACCTGGACCGGGTGCTGCGTCCGTTCCCGACGGTGGAGGCAGCCACCGATGGCTGGTGAGTACTCCGTCAACGGGCTGGCCGTCCCCGAGACCCTCGAGCTGCTGCACCAGCTGCTGGCCGAGGCCCGGGTGGACTACCCCGACCTGAGCGACGTCGACGCCATGCTCATCGAGACCGCCGTCATCGAGATCGCCGGCAACGTGGTGCGGCACGGCCGACCCACCTCGCAGGTCGTCTACGCCTTCACCCTGCGGGTCCTGGAGGACCGGGTGGTCGGGGTGCTGCGGCACTCCGGCGAGCGGGTGCACTGGCTGCCCGACGCGCCGATGCCCGACGACCCGCTGGCCGAGCGCGGCCGCGGGCTGGCGCTGGCCGAGGCCGCGCTCAGCGACCTGCGCTTCGACTTCGAGGGCGGCGAGAACGTCTGGACGATGGTCCGGCTGCGCGAGTCCGCCCCCGCCTGATCCCGTCCGACCCCCTGACCCCGCGTGAACGGGCTCAGCCGGGCAGGGTGTCGCCCGGCAACGTGCTCAGTCGCCGGGTGAACCAGTCCGACCGCGCGTCGGCCACCGGCGCCACCCGGCCGACGGCGTTGAGCACGGTCGCGCCGTCCACGCCGACCAGGACCAGGTTGAGCTCGAGCGAGCTGACCTGGGGCAGGTCGTTCTTGAGCTGCGCGAGCCGCAGCAGCAGGTCCTCGACCGAGGCGACGTCGACCTCCTCGCTGCCGCGGTAGCCGAACAGCAGCGGCGCGGCCTTGATCTCGCGGACCATCTCCGCGGCCTCGCCGCCGTGCATCGGCGGGATCCGGTAGGACCGGTCGCCGAGCAGCTCGGTGGCCGCCCCGGAGACGCCGAAGGAGACGACCGGACCGAACAGCGGGTCCTCGACGCCCCCCACGGTGACCGGCACCCCGGGCGCAGCCACCCGCTGGACGATGAAGCCAGCGGCGGCAGGGTGGTCGATGATCTCGTGCATCGTGCGCCAGGCGTCGCGCATCTCCGCCTCGGTGTCGATGTTGCGCCACACGTGCGCCAGGTCGGGGCGCTGCCGCAGGTGCTCGGCGGTCGCCTTCAGCACGACGTCCCAGCCGAGCTTCTCCCCGGCGGCGACGGCGGCCTCCTCGGACTCCACCTCGAGCCGCTCCCACAGCTCGATGCCGTAGGCGCCGAGCAGCTCGCGCAGCTCCACGAAGGCCAGCTCCCGGCCCTCGGGCGAGTCCATCAGGGCGCCGTTCACAACGGTGCGGGCCCGGGCGAGGTCGACCTCCTCGGCCGGCACCAGGTCGCCCTCCGGCTTGCGGCGCCACTCGGCGTAGTCGACCACCCGGGCCAACGCACGCACGGCAGCCTCCACCGCCGGGTAGGACGGCACCGAGCCCCGGCCGGCGGTGCTGCCGGCCACGTCCGGGACCCGGAGCAGCTCCGGGATGCCCTCGGAGCCGAGGAAGGACGAGACCAGCGGCTTGTCCGACTGCTCGCCCACGGCAGCGAGCACGTGCGCGACCTCGGTGCCGGTGGTGTTCAGCGGCGGGATGAAGACCGCGACCACCGAGTCCACCTCGGGGTCGTCGATCGCGGCGTCGAGGGCCTCCTCGAAGTCCTCCGCAGTGGCCTCCGAGCCCAGCGACACCGGCTCGCGCACCTGCAGCCCGACCGCGGCCGCGGCGTCCGCGGCCAGCAGCCCGAGGGCGTCGGAGTTGCCGACCACCGCGACCCGGCGCCCGCGCGGCAGCGGCTGGTGGGCGACGAGCTGCGCGACGTCGAAGAGCTCGTCGAGGGTGTCCACCTGGATCACGCCTGCCTGCCGGAACATCGCGTCCACCGCGGCCTGCGGCGCCACGCTGGAGCGCACCGCGTGCCCCATCGGCACGCCCTGGGTGGTCCGGCCGGACTTCACCGCGATCACCGGCTTGCGCCGGGAGACCCGCCGCGCGATCCGGCTGAACTTGCGCGGGTTGCCGATCGACTCGAGGTAGAGCAGCACGACCTCGGTGTCGTCGTCCTCCTCCCAGTACTGCAGCAGGTCGTTGCCGGAGACGTCGGCGCGGTTGCCGGCGCTGACGAAGGTGGACAGGCCGAGGCCACGGCGGCCGACCTTCTCGAGGATCGCCACGCCGAGGGCGCCGGACTGGCAGAAGAACCCGGCCCGGCCGCGCGGCGGCATCACCGTCGCGAGCGAGGCGTTGAGCGAGTGCTCGACGGCGGTGTTGATGATGCCGAGCGCGTTGGGGCCGACCAGGCGCAGCCCGTAGCTGCGGGCCAGCCCGACCAGGCGCCGCTGCCGGGCCCGGCCCTCGTCGCCGGTCTCGGCGAAGCCCGAGGAGACCACCACCAGTCCGTGCACGCCCTTGGCGGCGCAGTCGAGGACCACGTCGGCCACCGAGTCCGACGGCACCGCGACCACGGCGATGTCCACCGAGTCCGGGATGTCGCCCACCGAGGCGTAGGCCGGCATCCCGGCGACCGACTCCGCGGCCGGGTTCACGACGTACACCCGGCCCTGGTAGTCGCCGAGCACCAGGTTGCGCACCAGGGTCTGGCCGATGGTGTCCTGACGCCGGGAGGCGCCGATCACCGCGACCGACCGGGCCGCGAAGAACCGCTCGATCGAAGCCGCCTCGGCCCGGTGCTCGCGGGCCTGCATGACGCTGACGGAGGTCTCGGTGGCGTCGATCGGGAACCGGAACCGCATCACGCCGTCCTCGAAGCCGCCCACCACGTGGTAGCCGGCCTCGCGGAAGATCTGGCTCATCCGGTGGTTCTCCGGCAGCACCTCGGCCTCGAACCGGTCCACGCCGCGCTCCCGGCCGGCCTGCGCCAGGTGCTCGAGCAGCAGCTGGGCGATCCCGCGGCCCTGGTGGGCGTCCTGCACGAGGAAGGCCACCTCGGCCACCACCGGCTCGCCCTCCTCGTGGGGCAGGGTGTCGAACCGGCCGACCGCGATGATCTTCTGCGCCACGGTCAGCACGAACGCGACCCGCTCGTGGTGGTCCACGTGGGTGAACCGCTCGACGTCACGCTCGGAGAGCCTGGGCATCGGCGCGAAGAACCTCAGGTACTTCGACTCGGCGGACACCTGCTCGTAGAACTCCACCAGCAGCTCCCGGTCCTCGCCGCTGATCGGGCGGAGGTGCGCCGCCTGGCCGTCGCGCAGCAGCACGTCGGCCTCCCAGTGACGCGGGTACGCCGCTGCCGGTGCGGACTCTGCCGGGAGGGTGCTCACACCGGAGAATCTAGCGGCTGGAGGTGAACCTCACCGACCCGCGGCGTGCCCCCGCCGGACCTGTCCGCGCCACAGGTGACAATGAGCCCCATGGCACCCCGACCGCCCAGGAGCAACAGCACCCTGCCTCCCGACGACTTCGAGGAGCACATCACCGACATCGACGTCGGCGAGGAGATGCGCACCAGCTTCCTGGAGTACGCCTACTCCGTCATCTACAGCCGCGCGCTGCCGGACGCCCGGGACGGCCTTAAGCCGGTGCAGCGCCGGATCCTCTACACGATGGCCGACATGGGCCTGCGTCCCGACCGCGGCCACGTGAAGTCCGCGCGCGTCGTCGGCGAGGTGATGGGCCGGCTGCACCCGCACGGCGACGGCGCGATCTACGACGCGCTGGTGCGGATGGTGCAGCCGTGGTCGCTGCGGGTGCCGCTCATCGACGGCCACGGCAACTTCGGCTCCCCCGACGACCCGCCCGCCGCGATGCGCTACACCGAGTGCCGGATGGCCCCCGGGGCGGTGGCGATGACCACCTCGATCGACGAGGACACCGTCGACTTCAAGCCCAACTACGACAGCCGCGAGCTCGAGCCGAGCGTCCTCCCGGCGGCGCTGCCGAACCTGATCGTGAACGGCGCCTCCGGCATCGCGGTCGGGATGGCGACCAACATCGCCCCGCACAACCTGGTCGAGGTGGTCCAGGCGCTGCGGCACCTGGTCACGCACCCGAAGGCGTCCCTCGAGGACCTGATGCGCTTCATCCCGGGGCCCGACCTGCCCACCGGCGGCAAGATCGTCGGCCTCGACGGGGTCCGCGACGCCTACGAGACCGGCCGCGGCACGTTCCGGATGCGGGCCACCGCCCGCGTGGAGAGCGTGACGTCCCGGCGCAAGGGCATCGTGGTCACCGAGCTGCCCTACGGCGTCGGCCCGGAGCGGGTCATCGAGCGGATCAAGAGCCTCGTGCAGGGCAAGAAGCTCCAGGGCATCTCCGACGTGAAGGACCTCACCGACCGGCACAAGGGCCTGCGGCTGGTGATCGAGGTCAAGAACGGCTTCCACCCCGAGGCGCTCCTCGAGCAGCTCTACAAGCTGACCCCGATGGAGGACACCTTCGGCATCAACGCGGTGGCGCTCGTCGACGGTCAGCCCCGCACCCTCGGGCTCAAGGAGCTGCTGGAGGTCTACCTCGGCCACCGCTTCGACGTCGTACGCCGGCGCTCGGTGTTCCGCCGCGGCAAGGCCGCCGACGAGCTGCACCTCGTCCAGGGCCTGCTCATCGCGATCCTCGACATCGACGAGGTCATCCAGCTGATCCGCACCAGCGACAACGCCTCGATCGCCAAGGAGCGGCTGATCCAGGTCTTCGACCTCAGCGACCTGCAGGCGACGTACATCCTCGACATGGCGCTGCGCCGGCTCACGAAGTTCTCCCAGATCGAGCTGGACAAGCGCCGGGAGGAGCTCGTGGCGACGATCGCGGCGCTCGACGAGATCCTCGGCGACGACGCCCGGCTGCGGAAGGTGGTGTCCGACGAGCTGGCCGAGGTCGCCAAGACCTACGGCACCCCCCGCCGCACCGTGCTGCTCGCCTCTGCCGGACAGACCGTCTCGGCCGCCGTCCCGCTCGAGGTGGCCGACGACCCCTGCCTCGTCTACCTCTCCTCCTCCGGGCTGCTGGCCCGCACCTCCGACGTGGAGGCGCCCGGGGAGGGCGGCGACCGCACCAAGCACGACGTGCTGGTGGCCGCGGTGCGGACCACCGCCCGCGGCCAGGTGGGCGTGCTCACCAGCCAGGGCCGGCTCGTCAAGCTCGACGTGCTCGACCTGCCGACGCTGCCGGCCACCGCCAACGCCCCACACCTGCAGGGCGGAGCCCCGCTCAGCGAGTTCCTCCCCCTGGACCCGGACGAACGGGCGCTCGGCCTGTGCGCTTTGACCGAGGACGGACCCGGCCTCGCGCTGGGCACCCGCGACGGCGTGGTCAAGCGGGTGAACCCGGAGCTGCTAGCCAACAAGGACTCCTGGGAGGTGATCCGGCTGGCCGACGGCGACGAGGTCGTCGGCGCGGTGCCGCTGCGCACCGGTGACGAGGAGCTGTGCTTCGTCAGCAGCGACGCCCAGCTGCTGCACTTCCCCGCCGGCGGGGTGCGGCCGCAGGGCCGTTCCGGTGGCGGCATCGCCGGCATCCGGCTCGCCGCCGGGCAGCGGGTGGTCTGGTTCGGCGCGCTGGCGCCCGAGGAGGACGCGGTGCTGGTCACCGCCTCCGGCGCGAGCAGCGCGCTGCCGGGCACCGAGCCGGGCTCGGTCAAGGTCACGCCCTTCAGCGAGTACCCACCCAAGGGCCGCGGCACCGGCGGAGTGCGCTGCCACCGCTTCCTCAAGGGCGAGGACACCCTGGTGCTGGCCTGGGCCGGCCGCGGCCCGGCCCGCGCGGCCGCAGCCAGCGGCGCCGCCGTCGACCTGCCGGAGGCGACCGGACGTCGGGACGGCTCCGGCGTGCCCGCCGCGCAGCCGATCCTGGCCGTCGCCGGCCCGGTCGGCACCCTGCTGGCTCCCTGACCCTCCGCTGTCCGACCCGCCGGGTCAGGCTCGGCATGAAAGGCTTCGCCCATGACGCTCCTCCCGCGCACCGGGACGGCTGCCGCCCTCCGCGCGCGCCCGCACTCCCGCTCCCGCGTCGCCCTCGCCCTGCTCGGCGTGCTGCTGGCGGCCCCGCTCGCCGCCTGCTCGGGCAGCCAGGCGCAGGCACAGAGTCCCGAGGAGACCTTGGCCTCCGCCAAGGCCGCGCTCGACGAGACCTCGGGGGTGCGGCTCTCGCTGCAGGTCGACAACCTGCCCCGCGGCGTCAACGGCCTGGTCAGCGCCGAGGGCGTCGCCACCCACGACCCGGCTTTCGACGGCACGATCAAGGTGGCCGCCGCGGTGACCGCCGACGCGGCCGTGATCGCCGTCGACGGCAAGGTCTACGCGATGCTGCCGTTCACCCAGAAGTACGTCGAGATCGACCCTTCGGACTACTCCGCCCCGGACCCGGCCGACCTGATGTCCACCGAGGACGGCCTCTCCTCGCTGCTCACCTCGGCCGAGGACGTCGAGCAGGGCAACGAGGTCCGCGACGGCGAGGACGTGCTGACCACCTACACCGGCACGCTCGCCGGTGACCTGGTCGCGGCGATCATCCCGACGGCCTCCCCGGACGGCCAGTTCGACGTGACCTTCACCCTCGACGACTCCGACCGGGTCACCGAGATCCTCATGACCGGGCCGTTCTATCCCGCGGCCGCCGACGTCAGCTACACCGTGGACCTCGAGGACTACGGCGTGAAGAAGGAGATCACCGCTCCGTGAGCGACCACGGCGCCCCCGCGGCACCACCGCCGGCGGGGCAGCCGGCCCCGCGGGCGGTCCCGGCCGACGCCCGGGCGCTGCTGGCGCTGGCCGCCGTCTCGGTCGGGTTCGCCGCCGCCGACACCTACGTCGTGGTGCTCGCGCTGCCCGACATGATGGCCGGCTCCGGCCTCGGGATCGACGAGCTGCAGCGGGCCGCCCCGATCATCTCCGGCTTCCTGCTCGGCT
The DNA window shown above is from Nocardioides mesophilus and carries:
- a CDS encoding PP2C family protein-serine/threonine phosphatase; the encoded protein is MSTQAVASPAVTEEARLQALAALRVLDTPPEERFDRLVRLAQRMFDVPTVLVTLVDEDRQFHKAEIGFGRAEIPRSQSFCTFTIDAAEPMVVNDAENDPRFRENPLVTGADHVRFYAGQPLTTPAGVPVGALCLLDSKPREITEDQLWMLRELADLVEVELAHTDELRRAGEVQQGLLPAEVPALPGYTVAGVCVPAAAVGGDFYDWHPALGGYQFVVADVMGKGVAAALIGAGARAVLRGTSQFNDLCTSVDRTAVALGPDLDRTSSFVTLFAARLDQATHELTYVDAGHGIAGVVRADGSAERFESEGLPLGVPTDSRRPAGTVMLHPGDTFICLSDGLLDLFDSIEEAIEAARITVVDYRTPRAIVDTVEGYGREHLASDDITCVVVQRDPT
- a CDS encoding bifunctional GNAT family N-acetyltransferase/acetate--CoA ligase family protein; the encoded protein is MSTLPAESAPAAAYPRHWEADVLLRDGQAAHLRPISGEDRELLVEFYEQVSAESKYLRFFAPMPRLSERDVERFTHVDHHERVAFVLTVAQKIIAVGRFDTLPHEEGEPVVAEVAFLVQDAHQGRGIAQLLLEHLAQAGRERGVDRFEAEVLPENHRMSQIFREAGYHVVGGFEDGVMRFRFPIDATETSVSVMQAREHRAEAASIERFFAARSVAVIGASRRQDTIGQTLVRNLVLGDYQGRVYVVNPAAESVAGMPAYASVGDIPDSVDIAVVAVPSDSVADVVLDCAAKGVHGLVVVSSGFAETGDEGRARQRRLVGLARSYGLRLVGPNALGIINTAVEHSLNASLATVMPPRGRAGFFCQSGALGVAILEKVGRRGLGLSTFVSAGNRADVSGNDLLQYWEEDDDTEVVLLYLESIGNPRKFSRIARRVSRRKPVIAVKSGRTTQGVPMGHAVRSSVAPQAAVDAMFRQAGVIQVDTLDELFDVAQLVAHQPLPRGRRVAVVGNSDALGLLAADAAAAVGLQVREPVSLGSEATAEDFEEALDAAIDDPEVDSVVAVFIPPLNTTGTEVAHVLAAVGEQSDKPLVSSFLGSEGIPELLRVPDVAGSTAGRGSVPSYPAVEAAVRALARVVDYAEWRRKPEGDLVPAEEVDLARARTVVNGALMDSPEGRELAFVELRELLGAYGIELWERLEVESEEAAVAAGEKLGWDVVLKATAEHLRQRPDLAHVWRNIDTEAEMRDAWRTMHEIIDHPAAAGFIVQRVAAPGVPVTVGGVEDPLFGPVVSFGVSGAATELLGDRSYRIPPMHGGEAAEMVREIKAAPLLFGYRGSEEVDVASVEDLLLRLAQLKNDLPQVSSLELNLVLVGVDGATVLNAVGRVAPVADARSDWFTRRLSTLPGDTLPG
- a CDS encoding DNA gyrase/topoisomerase IV subunit A; protein product: MAPRPPRSNSTLPPDDFEEHITDIDVGEEMRTSFLEYAYSVIYSRALPDARDGLKPVQRRILYTMADMGLRPDRGHVKSARVVGEVMGRLHPHGDGAIYDALVRMVQPWSLRVPLIDGHGNFGSPDDPPAAMRYTECRMAPGAVAMTTSIDEDTVDFKPNYDSRELEPSVLPAALPNLIVNGASGIAVGMATNIAPHNLVEVVQALRHLVTHPKASLEDLMRFIPGPDLPTGGKIVGLDGVRDAYETGRGTFRMRATARVESVTSRRKGIVVTELPYGVGPERVIERIKSLVQGKKLQGISDVKDLTDRHKGLRLVIEVKNGFHPEALLEQLYKLTPMEDTFGINAVALVDGQPRTLGLKELLEVYLGHRFDVVRRRSVFRRGKAADELHLVQGLLIAILDIDEVIQLIRTSDNASIAKERLIQVFDLSDLQATYILDMALRRLTKFSQIELDKRREELVATIAALDEILGDDARLRKVVSDELAEVAKTYGTPRRTVLLASAGQTVSAAVPLEVADDPCLVYLSSSGLLARTSDVEAPGEGGDRTKHDVLVAAVRTTARGQVGVLTSQGRLVKLDVLDLPTLPATANAPHLQGGAPLSEFLPLDPDERALGLCALTEDGPGLALGTRDGVVKRVNPELLANKDSWEVIRLADGDEVVGAVPLRTGDEELCFVSSDAQLLHFPAGGVRPQGRSGGGIAGIRLAAGQRVVWFGALAPEEDAVLVTASGASSALPGTEPGSVKVTPFSEYPPKGRGTGGVRCHRFLKGEDTLVLAWAGRGPARAAAASGAAVDLPEATGRRDGSGVPAAQPILAVAGPVGTLLAP
- a CDS encoding LppX_LprAFG lipoprotein; amino-acid sequence: MTLLPRTGTAAALRARPHSRSRVALALLGVLLAAPLAACSGSQAQAQSPEETLASAKAALDETSGVRLSLQVDNLPRGVNGLVSAEGVATHDPAFDGTIKVAAAVTADAAVIAVDGKVYAMLPFTQKYVEIDPSDYSAPDPADLMSTEDGLSSLLTSAEDVEQGNEVRDGEDVLTTYTGTLAGDLVAAIIPTASPDGQFDVTFTLDDSDRVTEILMTGPFYPAAADVSYTVDLEDYGVKKEITAP
- a CDS encoding STAS domain-containing protein, coding for MEIDTKPLGDRSVVLRLDGRLNMVAAPRLKTAVESAVDGGAPRVVVDLSDVAFMDSSGLGALIAALKRTRQAQGDLRIAGVNAQVATVLKLTNLDRVLRPFPTVEAATDGW
- a CDS encoding ATP-binding protein, with the translated sequence MAGEYSVNGLAVPETLELLHQLLAEARVDYPDLSDVDAMLIETAVIEIAGNVVRHGRPTSQVVYAFTLRVLEDRVVGVLRHSGERVHWLPDAPMPDDPLAERGRGLALAEAALSDLRFDFEGGENVWTMVRLRESAPA